One genomic region from Cryptococcus deuterogattii R265 chromosome 7, complete sequence encodes:
- a CDS encoding nuclear condensin complex protein produces MRIEELILDGFKSYPVRTTISGFDESFNAITGLNGSGKSNILDAICFVLGITNMQSVRANNLMDLIYKRGQAGVTKASVTIVFNNEDRSKSPVGFENTPQITVTRQIAVGNVSKYLLNGHKSTLQALQNLFQSVQLNINNPNFLIMQGKITKVLNMKPAEILGMVEEAAGTRMFEERKDKAMKTMTKKDKKVEEIESLLREEIDPKLEKLRAEKRSYLEYQKATSELERLTRLVKAHEWVATVEKAEKAAEIAKKKRKDIETAKSDITRGGKECHGMEKELEDIRKKKEKEQAKGGKIQGLTEAVNSLERELVKIKTQIEITESTLKDDAKRVESAKKAVGELSKTLDDRRSETSKESSAFVELKDAYDAGQSELSKLEELLQSLLTGLSSNKNDEENAGGYLGQLAEAKARLAAAGTEAEQAKVKIGLAEKELKEKEPRAKKAEKDGEGLIKELAAKRTQVEKLRKQVENAGWDEQQEREMLESQAQHQSKMTDLMEKRDMLKSRLASIDFTYSDPEANFDRSKVKGLVANLIDLDEENFSNSTALEICAGGKLYNVVVHDEKIGSKLLKNGNLRKRVTIIPLNKIDATKVAAEKLAAAHRVAPGKVNLALDLLGYPDDVSAAMAYVFGRTFICADKRTAEAITFNKSIAVKSVTVEGDVYDPSGTLSGGSAPSSGGVLVKVQELKRIEREIGKHKSAVEEIRSKLQSSKKVIDQWRKDKKNLELREHEVRLLEEQINGSNATKIIAEVEATRKSLADLKEFINQAKEKQKQASADCKRLEKEMADFKNNKDSKLNEIKADITSKKKELGKKTLQVKTRQKAIQTAELELQQLESDLENAKTEVEEATAAQAKTKAEHSALQESFKASQSDHKAAETKLKNEEAVLVAFDNELADLERDLKTKKQDISDAELSLKKLEHDLGLVEKEKTSLMDHKVNLENRFQWILDEHRFFGKAGTPYDFRNVDPQQARDQCRELESQASGMGKKINPKVMNMIDSVEKKEQALRKMMATVLKDKSMIQDTIEELDRYKRDALTKTWEKVNGDFGLIFAELLPGNFAKLQPPEGQDLTQGLEVKVRLGSVWKASLTELSGGQRSLIALSLIMSLLQFKPAPMYILDEIDAALDLQHTQHIGQLFRNRFKGSQFIVVSLKEGLFTNANVLFRARFRDGTSIVERTERRSNALHSSADKENAQDPAAGKGGKRTGASRAPLAAR; encoded by the exons ATGAGGATCGAAGAGCTCATATTGGACG GCTTCAAGTCGTATCCCGTCCGAACAACCATATCTG GGTTTGATGAATCTTTCAATGCCATCACTGGTCTAAACGGTTCGGGAAAATCAAATATCCTCGACGCGATATGTTTCGTACTCGGTATCACGAACATGCAATCA GTTCGAGCAAACAACTTAATGGACCTCATCTATAAACG AGGTCAAGCAGGCGTTACGAAAGCATCCGTTACCATTGTTTTCAACAACGAGGACAGATCAAAATCACCAGTTGGTTTTGAAAACACACCTCAAATCACAGTCACTAGACAA ATTGCGGTCGGCAACGTCTCCAAATATCTGCTCAACGGACATAAGTCCAcgcttcaagctcttcaaaacCTCTTCCAATCCGTTCAgctcaacatcaacaatcccaatttcctcatcatgCAAGGTAAAATCACTAAGGTGCTCAACATGAAGCCAGCAGAGATTCTAGGTATGGTAGAGGAAGCTGCGGGAACAAGAATGTtcgaggagagaaaggataAGGCCATGAAAACAATGACCAAAAAGGACAAAAAGGTTGAGGAAATTGAAAGC CTGCTCCGAGAAGAAATAGATCCCAAACTTGAGAAGCTTCGGGCTGAGAAGCGATCATACCTAGAATATCAAAAAGCTACATCTGAGCTTGAACGTCTCACTCGTCTCGTGAAGGCACACGAATGGGTCGCTACTGTCGAaaaggctgaaaaggccGCAGAGATTgctaagaagaagaggaaggacatCGAGACGGCGAAAAGCGACATAacaagaggaggaaaagagtgTCATggaatggaaaaggagctgGAGGACATTCgtaaaaagaaagaaaag GAACAAGCCAAGGGAGGGAAAATCCAGGGTCTGACGGAGGCGGTCAACAGTTTGGAACGTGAGCTGGTCAAGATCAAGACTCAAATCGAGATCACCGAGAGCACTCTGAAAGATGATGCCAAGAGAGTCGAAAGTGCCAAAAAGGCAGTGGGAGAG CTCTCCAAAACCCTCGACGATAGGCGATCTGAGACTTCAAAGGAGAGCTCCGCCTTTGTCGAATTGAAAGATGCGTATGACGCCGGTCAATCGGAGCTTTCTAAACTCGAAGAGCTTCTTCAGTCACTTTTGACCGGGCTTTCTTCTAATAAaaatgacgaagagaacGCGGGCGGCTACCTCGGTCAGTTGGCAGAAGCTAAAGCTCGCCTTGCGGCCGCTGGGACAGAGGCCGAGCAGGCCAAAGTCAAGATTGGTCTagcggagaaggagttgaaagaaaaggaaccGAGAGCCAAGAAAgctgagaaggatggggaggggCTGATCAAGGAGCTGGCGGCTAAGAGAACACAAGTGGAGAAGCTGAGAAAACAGGTCGAAAATGCTGGATGGGATGAGCAACAGGAACGAGAGATGTTGGAATCTCAAGCCCAGCATCAATCAAAGATGACCGACCTCATGGAG AAACGCGACATGCTTAAATCCCGACTTGCATCAATTGATTTCACGTACTCTGATCCTGAAGCGAACTTTGACCGTTCTAAAGTCAAGGGTCTTGTTGCCAACTTGATCGATCTTGACGAAGAAAACTTTAGCAACTCTACGGCTTTGGAAATCTGCGCTGGTGGAAAGCTTTATAACGTGGTTGTACACGACGAGAAGATCGGCTCCAAGCTGCTCAAGAATGGTAACCTCCGGAAGAGGGTAACGATCATCCCTTTGAACAAAATTGATGCTACTAAGGTTGCAGCTGAG AaacttgctgctgctcatCGAGTCGCCCCGGGCAAAGTCAACCTAGCTCTCGACCTCCTTGGTTATCCAGATGATGTCTCTGCCGCAATGGCCTACGTCTTCGGCCGTACATTTATCTGCGCTGACAAGCGTACAGCTGAAGCCATAACTTTCAACAAATCAATCGCCGTCAAGTCAGTCACTGTTGAAGGTGACGTGTACGATCCTTCAGGGACACTTTCGGGCGGCTCAGCACCGAGCAGTGGAGGTGTGTTGGTCAAGGTGCAGGAGTTGAAGCGAATCGAGAGGGAGATCGGGAAGCACAAATCTGCGGTAGAAGAGATCAGAAGCAAGTTGCAAAGCTCCAAAAAGGTCATTGACCAATGGAGAAAGGACAAAAAGAATTTGGAGCTACGTGAGCACGAAGTGAGGTTGTTGGAGGAGCAGATAAACGGCAGTAATGCTACCAAG ATTATTGCTGAAGTGGAGGCGACGAGAAAATCCCTTGCGGACCTTAAGGAGTTCATCAACCAAGCTAAGGAAAAGCAGAAACAAGCTTCAGCCGACTGCAAGCGTctcgagaaggaaatggcCGATTTTAAGAACAACAAGGACTCTAAGTTGAATGAAATCAAG GCAGACATCACTagtaagaagaaggagcttggaaagaagacaCTGCAGGTCAAAACGCGGCAGAAAGCGATCCAAACGGCAGAGCTTGAGCTTC AGCAACTGGAAAGCGATCTCGAAAATGCTAAGActgaggtggaggaagcCACTGCTGCTCAAGCGAAGACGAAGGCTGAACATAGTGCATTACAAGAGAGTTTCAAAGCATCACAG AGCGATCATAAAGCTGCCGAAACTAAGCTCAAGAATGAGGAAGCTGTCCTTGTCGCTTTTGACAATGAGCTTGCCGACCTGGAACGTGACCTCAAAACGAAGAAACAAGATATTTCTGATGCCGAGCTCTCTCTCAAGAAGCTTGAGCATGATTTGGGGCTtgtcgagaaggagaagacatCTTTAATGGATCATAAAGTGAATTTGGAAAATCGATTCCAATGGATCTTGGACGAGCACCG GTTCTTTGGTAAAGCAGGCACCCCGTATGATTTCCGAAATGTTGACCCCCAACAAGCGAGGGATCAATGTCGAGAGCTTGAGTCTCAGGCTTCGGGAATGGGCAAAAAAATCAATCCTAAAGTGATGAACATGATCGATAG tgtcgagaagaaggagcaggctttgaggaagatgatggctACTGTCCTCAAGGACAAGTCCATGATCCAAGACACAATAGAGGAGCTGGACCGATACAAACGTGATGCACTGACAAAGACTTGGGAAAAGGTCAACGG CGACTTTGGTCTCATCTTCGCCGAACTTCTTCCCGGCAACTTCGCCAAACTCCAACCTCCTGAGGGGCAAGACTTGACTCAAGGTCTTGAGGTCAAGGTCCGATTGGGTAGTGTATGGAAGGCGAGCTTGACTGAATTGAGTGGTGGTCAAAG ATCACTCATCGCCCTCTCTCTTATCATGTCCCTTCTTCAGTTCAAACCCGCCCCGATGTACATTCTCGACGAAATTGACGCCGCTCTTGACTTGCAACACACTCAGCACATTGGTCAACTCTTCCGCAACAGATTCAAGGGCAGTCAGTTTATTGTCGTTTCTCTGAAAGAAGGACTGTTCACGAACGCCAATGTCTTGTTCCGAGCGAGATTTAGGGACGGTACAAGTATTGTCGAG AGAACGGAGAGACGGTCCAATGCTTTGCATAGCTCGGCGGACAAGGAGAACGCACAGGATCCAGCGGCAGGCAAGGGTGGCAAACGAACAGGAGCCAGTCGTGCACCGTTAGCTGCTCGATAA